The Micromonospora sp. Llam0 genome includes a window with the following:
- a CDS encoding ATP-binding cassette domain-containing protein produces MTLHLDRVSRRYGGLTALHPLTLTIPTGARHAVIGANGAGKSTLFHLIAGSTRPTTGRIVFDGHDVTRARPASRARRGIGRTWQHPAVFDRLTAAANVALAITRHHTLTTRRRFLHPGHTTALVHAALAAAGLTAHATSPAGALPYGLRRRLELAVALAARPRLLLLDEPSAGLDPDEIQRLAATIGALPDTVTVLFIDHHLDLVWQIAGTVTVLHHGHHIATGTPHTVRAHPEVQAAYLNPATTDAIRPHTRQPGPADRPALLRVRGLRAGYHDAQVLHDVDLTITDRDVTAVLGRNGAGKTTLLSALAGLIPTTAGHIHFAGIPLPTAPHHIARAGVAIVPQGRRLFGALTVTDHLTVAEAAARHHRTAAGRRWTRDEILTLLPPLRARLRHHAADLSGGEQQMLAIARALLGNPRLLLLDEPSEGLAPAIIAQLTTALRRIAGAGVTVVLAEQNLRLAVGIADRALGLHHGRITLDLPSGALTDPTARHDLDRLLGVTDGTSP; encoded by the coding sequence GTGACCCTGCACCTCGACCGGGTCTCCCGCCGCTACGGCGGCCTGACCGCCCTGCACCCCCTCACCCTCACGATCCCCACCGGCGCGCGGCACGCCGTCATCGGCGCCAACGGCGCCGGCAAAAGCACCTTGTTCCACCTCATCGCCGGCAGCACCCGCCCCACCACCGGCCGGATCGTGTTCGACGGCCACGACGTCACCCGCGCGCGTCCCGCGTCGCGCGCCCGCCGTGGTATCGGCCGCACCTGGCAACACCCCGCTGTCTTCGACCGACTCACCGCTGCGGCGAACGTCGCCCTGGCCATCACCCGCCACCACACCCTCACCACCCGGCGACGGTTCCTGCACCCTGGTCACACCACCGCGCTCGTCCACGCTGCCCTCGCCGCCGCCGGCCTGACAGCCCACGCCACATCCCCGGCCGGTGCCCTGCCCTACGGGTTACGCCGCCGCCTCGAACTCGCCGTCGCCCTCGCCGCCCGGCCCCGGCTGCTGCTGCTCGACGAACCCTCCGCCGGCCTCGACCCCGACGAGATCCAACGGCTGGCAGCCACCATCGGCGCGCTGCCCGACACCGTCACGGTGCTGTTCATCGACCACCACCTCGACCTCGTCTGGCAGATCGCCGGCACCGTCACCGTCCTGCACCACGGTCACCACATCGCCACCGGCACCCCGCACACCGTTCGCGCCCACCCTGAGGTCCAGGCCGCTTACCTCAACCCCGCCACCACGGACGCCATCAGGCCGCACACCCGGCAGCCGGGGCCCGCCGACCGACCGGCCCTGCTGCGGGTTCGCGGCCTGCGGGCCGGCTACCACGACGCCCAGGTCCTGCACGACGTCGACCTCACCATCACCGACCGGGACGTCACCGCCGTCCTCGGCCGCAACGGCGCAGGCAAGACCACTCTGCTCAGTGCCCTTGCCGGGCTGATCCCCACCACCGCCGGGCACATTCACTTCGCCGGCATCCCGCTGCCCACCGCACCGCACCACATCGCCCGTGCAGGCGTGGCGATCGTCCCGCAGGGACGCCGGCTCTTCGGCGCGCTCACCGTCACCGACCACCTCACCGTGGCCGAAGCCGCCGCCCGACACCACCGCACGGCGGCCGGCCGCCGGTGGACCCGCGACGAGATCCTCACCCTCCTGCCACCACTGCGCGCCCGCCTGCGTCACCACGCCGCAGACCTGTCCGGAGGTGAACAGCAGATGCTCGCCATCGCCCGTGCCCTGCTCGGCAACCCCCGCCTGCTCCTGCTCGACGAACCCAGCGAAGGACTGGCACCCGCCATCATCGCGCAGCTCACCACCGCCCTACGGCGCATCGCCGGTGCAGGCGTCACCGTCGTCCTCGCCGAGCAGAACCTCCGCCTCGCAGTCGGCATCGCCGACCGTGCCCTCGGCCTGCACCACGGGCGGATCACCCTCGACCTGCCCAGCGGGGCCTTGACCGACCCCACCGCCCGGCACGACCTCGACCGCCTGCTCGGCGTCACCGATGGGACCAGCCCATGA
- a CDS encoding branched-chain amino acid ABC transporter permease produces the protein MTTTTSVSATTSMVPAPPEGTAARTVIVRAAGAAAVVVAAGLPLIADAYTVTVAATALVFAVLAVSTQLLVGVAGLPAFGQPAYLGVGAYTAALLAGAGVTDGPVLLAAATTTGAVAAAVTAPLVLRTRGTTFLMTTFAIQALTATVAAQWKPVTGGDDGLHTPPVTAWPAGPPLTGAAPVYWYTLAVFLLATTAAVLLARSRLGLVLRGCADHEPRMAALGHHVTVGLAAGYTAAGALAGAAGALLITVNRYVSPADLGFETAALVLLAAAIGAGTISGAVIGAVTVVAVRDLAGQATGGHSLALLGLLFLAVAYARPAAARVRTRLGRLP, from the coding sequence ATGACCACCACTACCAGCGTGTCGGCGACCACCAGCATGGTGCCGGCCCCGCCGGAGGGCACCGCCGCCCGTACCGTCATCGTCCGCGCCGCCGGTGCCGCCGCCGTTGTCGTCGCGGCGGGGCTTCCGCTGATCGCCGACGCGTACACCGTCACGGTCGCCGCGACCGCCCTGGTCTTCGCGGTCCTGGCGGTCTCCACCCAGCTGCTCGTCGGCGTCGCCGGGCTGCCCGCCTTCGGGCAGCCCGCCTACCTCGGCGTCGGCGCCTACACCGCCGCCCTGCTCGCCGGCGCCGGCGTCACCGACGGGCCTGTCCTGCTCGCCGCCGCGACCACGACCGGGGCCGTCGCGGCGGCGGTGACCGCGCCGCTGGTGCTGCGGACCCGCGGCACCACGTTCCTCATGACCACCTTCGCGATCCAGGCCCTGACCGCGACCGTCGCCGCCCAGTGGAAACCGGTAACCGGCGGCGACGACGGCCTGCACACCCCACCGGTCACCGCCTGGCCCGCCGGCCCCCCACTGACCGGCGCCGCGCCCGTCTACTGGTACACCCTCGCGGTCTTCCTGCTCGCCACCACGGCAGCCGTGCTGCTGGCGCGGTCCCGCCTGGGTCTCGTGCTGCGTGGCTGCGCCGACCACGAACCCCGCATGGCCGCCCTCGGCCACCACGTCACCGTCGGACTCGCCGCCGGATACACCGCCGCCGGTGCCCTCGCCGGAGCCGCCGGCGCGCTCCTGATCACCGTCAACCGCTACGTCTCCCCAGCCGACCTCGGCTTCGAGACCGCCGCCCTCGTCCTGCTCGCCGCCGCGATCGGCGCCGGCACCATCAGCGGCGCCGTCATCGGCGCGGTGACGGTCGTCGCCGTCCGGGACCTCGCCGGTCAAGCCACCGGCGGGCACAGCCTCGCCCTGCTCGGACTGCTGTTCCTCGCCGTGGCCTACGCCCGACCCGCCGCCGCCCGCGTCCGCACCAGACTGGGGAGGCTGCCGTGA
- a CDS encoding branched-chain amino acid ABC transporter permease, translating into MYAATAIDGIAYGLLLFVVAAGLALIFGVMDVLTLAHGTLYLAGAYLAWLLTGGSLLGLATAVAVAVVVGAAAGGGLAAALRPLTGHLDQALVTIGMAFLAADAFRSVFGPAPLPADPPAVLAGRVDLFGHGYPVYRLVFIGVAAAIAVGLHLTLRHSTAGLLLRATVADPGMAAATGVNVRRLRATAFAVGGALAVTAGVLGAPLLGPAPGVDTTVLILSLIVVVLGGTTGSVPGTLAAALLVGQVQTVGVLAAPTLAPFALFGALLTVLVVRSRTTGPTAVTPT; encoded by the coding sequence ATGTACGCGGCGACGGCGATCGACGGGATCGCGTACGGGCTGCTGCTGTTCGTGGTGGCCGCCGGCCTGGCGTTGATCTTCGGCGTCATGGACGTGCTGACCCTGGCCCACGGCACCCTCTACCTGGCCGGCGCCTACCTGGCCTGGCTACTCACCGGCGGCAGCCTGCTCGGCCTCGCCACGGCGGTGGCCGTCGCCGTCGTCGTCGGCGCCGCCGCGGGCGGCGGCCTGGCCGCCGCGCTACGCCCGCTGACCGGGCATCTCGACCAGGCGCTGGTCACCATCGGGATGGCGTTCCTGGCCGCCGACGCCTTCCGGTCGGTGTTCGGGCCGGCCCCGCTGCCGGCCGACCCGCCCGCCGTACTCGCGGGGCGGGTCGACCTGTTCGGCCACGGCTACCCCGTCTACCGGCTGGTGTTCATCGGCGTCGCCGCCGCGATCGCCGTCGGCCTGCATCTGACCCTGCGACACAGCACCGCCGGACTGCTGCTGCGCGCCACCGTCGCCGACCCGGGCATGGCCGCCGCGACCGGCGTCAACGTCCGCCGGCTACGCGCCACGGCGTTCGCCGTCGGCGGTGCGCTCGCCGTCACCGCCGGCGTCCTCGGCGCACCGCTGCTCGGCCCCGCACCCGGAGTGGACACCACCGTGCTCATCCTGTCCCTGATCGTGGTCGTCCTCGGCGGCACCACCGGTTCGGTGCCCGGCACCCTCGCCGCCGCCCTGCTCGTCGGCCAGGTCCAAACCGTCGGCGTGCTCGCCGCCCCGACGCTGGCGCCGTTCGCCCTGTTCGGCGCCCTACTCACCGTCCTGGTCGTCCGCAGCCGCACCACCGGCCCGACGGCGGTGACCCCAACATGA
- a CDS encoding class I SAM-dependent methyltransferase: MTASSSADTSVGRYTFDNATREAAQQVRLLAEILDEHTADVLIQEGVTTGWRCLDLGAGAGTVTAWLAEQVSPTGRVVAIDADPRHIRSHDLVEVRAADVTTIDLGDGVYDLVHARLLFMHLPQRRQLLRRAVAALAPSGVLVISDWDCTRLDEMFCDGPPGLAEAFLAFQQALVGIATANGADAGWARELPLAMRRAGLTDVRARLHTETWDGGTAGCLLHASNSRQMQDALYRAGVTRAQLDILREGMSDPHTLAWSYPMVTAVGRRADN, translated from the coding sequence GTGACCGCATCATCGTCGGCCGACACCAGCGTCGGCCGGTACACCTTCGACAACGCCACCCGCGAGGCCGCCCAGCAGGTGCGGCTGCTCGCCGAGATCCTGGACGAGCACACCGCCGACGTGCTGATCCAGGAGGGAGTCACGACCGGGTGGCGGTGCCTGGACCTCGGCGCCGGAGCCGGCACCGTCACCGCATGGCTGGCCGAACAGGTCAGCCCCACCGGCCGGGTCGTCGCCATCGACGCCGACCCCCGGCACATCCGCAGCCACGACCTCGTCGAGGTGCGCGCCGCCGACGTCACCACCATCGACCTCGGCGACGGCGTCTACGACCTGGTCCACGCCCGGCTGCTGTTCATGCACCTGCCGCAACGGCGGCAGCTGCTGCGCCGCGCCGTGGCGGCCCTGGCTCCCAGTGGTGTCCTGGTGATCTCCGACTGGGACTGCACCCGACTCGACGAGATGTTCTGCGACGGCCCACCCGGGCTCGCCGAGGCGTTCCTCGCCTTCCAGCAGGCGCTGGTCGGTATCGCCACCGCCAACGGCGCCGACGCGGGCTGGGCCCGGGAGCTGCCGCTGGCGATGCGCCGCGCCGGACTCACCGATGTGCGCGCCAGGCTCCACACCGAGACCTGGGACGGCGGCACCGCCGGCTGCCTGTTGCACGCCAGCAACAGCCGCCAGATGCAGGACGCGCTGTACAGGGCCGGGGTGACACGGGCGCAGCTGGACATCCTGCGTGAGGGCATGAGCGACCCACACACCCTCGCCTGGTCCTACCCGATGGTCACCGCTGTCGGCCGCCGCGCCGACAACTGA
- a CDS encoding ABC transporter substrate-binding protein, which yields MVLRPARLLAGVTALLLAVAGCSGSAVDTGPPDGPLKIGLIWPLSGPYQAIGVDLQRGWQLYLDSHDGMLGGQKVEIVTADEAEGKQSALTAARKLLDQDKVSVIVGTGTADAVESIKTIVTERGVPFIGTGGRPSTLTDLTYIWHTSWLSRETGQAVAEHIRTTVDGPVFVIGPDYVGGHDQIGGFVDAYTGAGGELANTGSRPAWTPWPATTNFLPYLNQVAASGAKAVYCFYAGTAAVDFVKQYEQTGLKDTIPLYGAGFLTEGAVLPAQGDAATGVRTVMNYAPNLDNPANRAFAPAFEDQHQSAPNIYAVTGWDAALILDRAIAAAGESPTSASINTAIGELGVIDSPRGQWRFGVNHSPIQPWYLREVQLDGRTAANVVIAHLTTLGE from the coding sequence ATGGTGCTGCGACCTGCCCGGTTGCTGGCTGGCGTGACCGCGCTGCTGTTGGCGGTGGCGGGCTGTTCCGGCTCGGCTGTGGACACCGGACCGCCGGACGGTCCGTTGAAGATCGGGTTGATCTGGCCGCTGTCGGGCCCGTACCAGGCCATCGGTGTCGACCTGCAACGCGGCTGGCAGCTGTACCTCGACAGCCACGACGGCATGCTCGGCGGGCAGAAGGTGGAGATCGTCACCGCTGACGAGGCCGAGGGCAAGCAGTCCGCGTTGACCGCGGCCCGCAAACTGCTCGACCAGGACAAGGTCAGCGTGATCGTCGGCACCGGCACCGCCGACGCGGTGGAGTCGATCAAGACGATCGTGACCGAACGCGGGGTGCCGTTCATCGGCACCGGCGGCCGGCCGTCGACGCTGACGGACCTGACCTACATCTGGCACACCTCGTGGCTGTCGCGGGAGACCGGGCAGGCCGTGGCCGAGCACATCCGCACCACCGTGGACGGGCCGGTGTTCGTGATCGGTCCGGACTACGTCGGCGGCCATGACCAGATCGGTGGGTTCGTCGACGCCTACACGGGCGCTGGTGGTGAGCTCGCCAACACCGGCAGCCGGCCGGCGTGGACGCCGTGGCCGGCGACGACGAACTTCCTGCCCTACCTCAACCAGGTCGCCGCCAGTGGCGCGAAGGCGGTGTACTGCTTCTACGCCGGCACCGCCGCGGTCGACTTCGTCAAGCAGTACGAGCAGACCGGTCTCAAGGACACGATCCCGCTGTACGGGGCCGGGTTCCTGACCGAGGGCGCGGTCCTTCCCGCTCAGGGCGACGCCGCGACCGGTGTCCGCACGGTGATGAACTACGCGCCCAACCTGGACAACCCGGCGAACCGGGCGTTCGCCCCCGCCTTCGAGGATCAGCATCAGAGCGCCCCGAACATCTACGCCGTCACCGGCTGGGACGCCGCGCTGATCCTGGACCGTGCGATCGCCGCGGCGGGGGAGAGCCCGACCAGCGCGTCGATCAACACCGCGATCGGTGAACTCGGGGTGATCGACAGCCCGCGCGGGCAGTGGCGCTTCGGTGTCAACCACTCACCGATCCAGCCCTGGTACCTGCGTGAGGTCCAGCTCGACGGCCGGACCGCCGCGAACGTCGTCATCGCCCATCTGACCACCCTCGGCGAATAG